In Streptomyces sp. NBC_01707, a genomic segment contains:
- a CDS encoding L-lactate permease yields the protein MFVQQLEPVADSLALSALVATLPLVTVLVLLGAVRMRAHRAGLIGLAVAVAVSSLAYGMPLGQTLSAGAQGVLFGLFPIMWIVVNALWVYRMTVRTQHFDILRRSFGRLSDDPRIQALVIAFCFGALLEALAGFGAPVAISSVMLVALGFDPVKAAVVSLVANTAPVAFGAMGTPVVTLAQITGLPLDDVASVVGRQTPLLALLVPLILVFLVDGRRGLRETWLPALVCGAAFAGAQFAASNYVSAQLADIAAALVGAAALMAVPGARRPAEEPVRAAVLTGVRSEDLDHEDPNREVLRAYVPYALIVAVFSVAQIPPVKDPLARATRVFDWPLLDVANPAGKPVGANLFTLPVIATGGTLVLLAGLVTTVALGVRPGDAAREWVGTVYELRYAILTVTSVLALAYVMNLSGQAATIGQFVAAAGAGLAFLSPVLGWFGVAVSGSDTSANALFGALQVSAARESGLSPELLAAANSSGGVLGKMISPQNLTIACAAVGLAGREGDLLRKVLPWSLGLLLVMCLIVLAQSTSVLGWMLP from the coding sequence GTGTTCGTCCAGCAACTCGAGCCCGTAGCCGATTCGCTCGCCCTGTCCGCGCTGGTCGCGACTCTTCCCCTGGTCACCGTGCTGGTGCTGCTCGGAGCGGTCCGGATGCGGGCACACCGCGCCGGACTCATCGGCCTCGCCGTCGCGGTCGCCGTCAGCTCGCTCGCCTACGGCATGCCTCTCGGGCAGACCCTCTCCGCGGGTGCTCAGGGCGTGCTCTTCGGCCTCTTCCCCATCATGTGGATCGTCGTCAACGCCCTCTGGGTGTACCGGATGACCGTGCGTACCCAGCACTTCGACATCCTCCGCCGCTCCTTCGGCCGGCTCTCGGACGACCCTCGCATCCAGGCGCTGGTCATCGCCTTCTGCTTCGGCGCGCTCCTCGAAGCCCTGGCCGGATTCGGTGCGCCCGTCGCGATCTCCTCCGTGATGCTGGTGGCGCTCGGCTTCGACCCGGTGAAGGCGGCCGTCGTCTCGCTCGTGGCCAACACCGCACCGGTCGCGTTCGGCGCCATGGGCACCCCGGTGGTGACGCTCGCCCAGATCACCGGGCTGCCGCTGGACGACGTGGCCTCCGTCGTGGGTCGCCAGACTCCGCTGCTGGCCCTCCTCGTACCCCTGATCCTGGTCTTCCTGGTGGATGGAAGGCGTGGGCTGCGCGAGACCTGGCTGCCCGCGCTCGTCTGCGGAGCCGCCTTCGCCGGCGCCCAGTTCGCCGCCTCCAACTACGTCTCCGCCCAGCTCGCCGACATCGCCGCCGCGCTCGTGGGCGCGGCAGCGCTGATGGCCGTCCCCGGGGCGCGCAGGCCGGCCGAGGAACCGGTGCGTGCGGCAGTCCTGACAGGCGTACGGAGCGAGGACCTGGATCACGAGGACCCGAACCGGGAGGTGCTGCGCGCCTACGTCCCCTATGCCCTCATCGTCGCGGTCTTCTCCGTCGCGCAGATCCCGCCGGTCAAGGATCCGCTGGCCAGGGCGACCCGGGTCTTCGACTGGCCCCTTCTCGACGTCGCGAACCCGGCGGGCAAGCCGGTCGGTGCCAATCTCTTCACGCTCCCGGTCATCGCCACGGGCGGCACCCTCGTCCTGCTGGCCGGCCTGGTCACCACCGTCGCGCTCGGCGTACGGCCCGGGGACGCAGCGCGCGAGTGGGTGGGCACGGTGTACGAACTGCGGTACGCGATCCTGACCGTGACCTCCGTACTGGCACTCGCGTACGTCATGAACCTCTCCGGGCAGGCGGCCACGATCGGCCAGTTCGTGGCAGCCGCCGGCGCCGGGCTCGCCTTTCTCTCGCCGGTGCTCGGCTGGTTCGGCGTCGCGGTCTCCGGCTCCGACACCTCCGCGAACGCACTCTTCGGCGCACTCCAGGTCTCGGCGGCACGCGAATCGGGTCTCTCGCCGGAGCTGCTCGCCGCGGCGAACAGCTCCGGCGGGGTGCTCGGCAAGATGATCTCCCCGCAGAACCTGACGATCGCGTGTGCGGCGGTCGGTCTGGCCGGGCGCGAGGGGGACCTGCTGCGCAAGGTGCTGCCGTGGAGCCTGGGGCTGCTGCTGGTGATGTGCCTGATCGTGCTGGCGCAGAGCACCTCGGTGCTGGGCTGGATGCTGCCCTGA